The following coding sequences lie in one Arabidopsis thaliana chromosome 3, partial sequence genomic window:
- a CDS encoding Amino acid kinase family protein (Amino acid kinase family protein; FUNCTIONS IN: uridylate kinase activity, UMP kinase activity; INVOLVED IN: cellular amino acid biosynthetic process, pyrimidine nucleotide biosynthetic process; LOCATED IN: chloroplast; EXPRESSED IN: 23 plant structures; EXPRESSED DURING: 13 growth stages; CONTAINS InterPro DOMAIN/s: Aspartate/glutamate/uridylate kinase (InterPro:IPR001048), Uridylate kinase, bacteria (InterPro:IPR015963); BEST Arabidopsis thaliana protein match is: aspartate/glutamate/uridylate kinase family protein (TAIR:AT3G10030.1); Has 10647 Blast hits to 10647 proteins in 2814 species: Archae - 356; Bacteria - 8071; Metazoa - 2; Fungi - 40; Plants - 182; Viruses - 0; Other Eukaryotes - 1996 (source: NCBI BLink).), which produces MAIPLPLTSCSPISTSSSISRTSFVPLTLRNRTFFSNQNYSRRVLISCSSSLSSDNGSSPDSMNGNGNGNGSSLNGQSSFPRLPSFDGTSKPPLKWRRVLLKVSGEALAGDEEQNIDPKVTMAIAREVAAVTRLGIEVAIVVGGGNIFRGSTWAGCSGLDRSSADYIGMLATVMNAIFLQATMESIGIPTRVQTAFRMSEVAEPYIRRRAIRHLEKGRVVIFAAGTGNPFFTTDTAAALRCAEINAEVVLKATNVDGVFDDDPKRNPNARLLDSLTYQEVTSKDLSVMDMTAITLCQENNIPVVVFNLSEPGNIAKAIKGERVGTLIGGTWNSIVTTTS; this is translated from the exons ATGGCAATTCCGTTGCCTCTTACCTCTTGCTCCCCAATCTCAACTTCTTCGTCTATTTCCCGAACCTCCTTCGTCCCTCTTACACTTCGCAATCGtactttcttctccaaccagAATTACAGTAGGCGTGTACTTATCAGctgctcttcttctttgtcctCAGACAATGGTTCATCTCCAGACTCCATGAACGGAAACGGGAACGGGAACGGGAG TAGCTTAAACGGGCAATCATCTTTCCCACGACTGCCTTCCTTTGATGGAACATCCAAACCACCGCTTAAATGGAGAAGGGTTTTACTCAAAGTCAGTGGAGAAGCTCTTGCTGGAGACGAGGAGCAAAATATCGACCCAAAG GTTACTATGGCGATTGCAAGGGAAGTTGCAGCAGTGACTCGACTTGGCATTGAG GTTGCTATAGTTGTTGGAGGAGGAAATATCTTTCGTGGATCTACCTGGGCTGGGTGCAGTGGCCTTGATCGCTCCTCTGCTGATTATATCGG GATGCTGGCAACTGTGATGAATGCAATATTTCTTCAAGCGACAATGGAGAGTATTGGCATCCCAACCCGTGTTCAAACTGCTTTCCGCATGTCGGAAGTCGCAGAGCCTTACATAAGAAGACGAGCAATCAGACATCTAGAAAAAGGAAGGGTTGTAATATTTGCAGCTGGAACAGGCAATCCATTTTTCACCACCGATACTGCAGCGGCTCTTCGATGTGCTGAAA TTAATGCAGAAGTAGTGCTGAAAGCAACAAATGTTGATGGCGTGTTCGACGATGATCCTAAAAGAAACCCAAACGCTCGTCTGCTTGACTCACTAACTTACCAAGAGGTCACCTCAAAGGACCTCTCTGTAATGGATATGACTGCTATCACTTTGTGCCAAGAAAATAACATCCCAG TTGTGGTATTCAATCTTTCGGAACCTGGGAACATCGCCAAAGCAATCAAAGGAGAGAGAGTTGGTACATTGATAGGAGGAACTTGGAACTCCATTGTTACAACAACCTCATGA
- a CDS encoding Amino acid kinase family protein, whose translation MAIPLPLTSCSPISTSSSISRTSFVPLTLRNRTFFSNQNYSRRVLISCSSSLSSDNGSSPDSMNGNGNGNGSSLNGQSSFPRLPSFDGTSKPPLKWRRVLLKVSGEALAGDEEQNIDPKVTMAIAREVAAVTRLGIEVAIVVGGGNIFRGSTWAGCSGLDRSSADYIGMLATVMNAIFLQATMESIGIPTRVQTAFRMSEVAEPYIRRRAIRHLEKGRVVIFAAGTGNPFFTTDTAAALRCAEINAEVVLKATNVDGVFDDDPKRNPNARLLDSLTYQEVTSKDLSVMDMTAITLCQENNIPGLFSITLSQTLTTCIHDHLKYNKNAYLVLCQFAVVVFNLSEPGNIAKAIKGERVGTLIGGTWNSIVTTTS comes from the exons ATGGCAATTCCGTTGCCTCTTACCTCTTGCTCCCCAATCTCAACTTCTTCGTCTATTTCCCGAACCTCCTTCGTCCCTCTTACACTTCGCAATCGtactttcttctccaaccagAATTACAGTAGGCGTGTACTTATCAGctgctcttcttctttgtcctCAGACAATGGTTCATCTCCAGACTCCATGAACGGAAACGGGAACGGGAACGGGAG TAGCTTAAACGGGCAATCATCTTTCCCACGACTGCCTTCCTTTGATGGAACATCCAAACCACCGCTTAAATGGAGAAGGGTTTTACTCAAAGTCAGTGGAGAAGCTCTTGCTGGAGACGAGGAGCAAAATATCGACCCAAAG GTTACTATGGCGATTGCAAGGGAAGTTGCAGCAGTGACTCGACTTGGCATTGAG GTTGCTATAGTTGTTGGAGGAGGAAATATCTTTCGTGGATCTACCTGGGCTGGGTGCAGTGGCCTTGATCGCTCCTCTGCTGATTATATCGG GATGCTGGCAACTGTGATGAATGCAATATTTCTTCAAGCGACAATGGAGAGTATTGGCATCCCAACCCGTGTTCAAACTGCTTTCCGCATGTCGGAAGTCGCAGAGCCTTACATAAGAAGACGAGCAATCAGACATCTAGAAAAAGGAAGGGTTGTAATATTTGCAGCTGGAACAGGCAATCCATTTTTCACCACCGATACTGCAGCGGCTCTTCGATGTGCTGAAA TTAATGCAGAAGTAGTGCTGAAAGCAACAAATGTTGATGGCGTGTTCGACGATGATCCTAAAAGAAACCCAAACGCTCGTCTGCTTGACTCACTAACTTACCAAGAGGTCACCTCAAAGGACCTCTCTGTAATGGATATGACTGCTATCACTTTGTGCCAAGAAAATAACATCCCAGGCTTGTTTTCTATAACACTCTCTCAAACCTTGACCACATGCATACATGATCATCTAAAATACAACAAGAATGCTTATTTAGTTCTGTGTCAATTTGCAGTTGTGGTATTCAATCTTTCGGAACCTGGGAACATCGCCAAAGCAATCAAAGGAGAGAGAGTTGGTACATTGATAGGAGGAACTTGGAACTCCATTGTTACAACAACCTCATGA
- the MKS1 gene encoding MAP kinase substrate 1 (MAP kinase substrate 1 (MKS1); CONTAINS InterPro DOMAIN/s: VQ (InterPro:IPR008889); BEST Arabidopsis thaliana protein match is: VQ motif-containing protein (TAIR:AT1G21326.1); Has 153 Blast hits to 153 proteins in 16 species: Archae - 0; Bacteria - 5; Metazoa - 0; Fungi - 1; Plants - 147; Viruses - 0; Other Eukaryotes - 0 (source: NCBI BLink).), translating into MDPSEYFAGGNPSDQQNQKRQLQICGPRPSPLSVHKDSHKIKKPPKHPAPPPNRDQPPPYIPREPVVIYAVSPKVVHATASEFMNVVQRLTGISSGVFLESGGGGDVSPAARLASTENASPRGGKEPAARDETVEINTAMEEAAEFGGYAPGILSPSPALLPTASTGIFSPMYHQGGMFSPAIPLGLFSPAGFMSPFRSPGFTSLVASPTFADFFSHIWDQD; encoded by the coding sequence ATGGATCCGTCGGAGTATTTTGCCGGCGGCAATCCTTCCGATCAACAGAACCAGAAGCGGCAGCTTCAGATCTGTGGTCCTCGTCCTTCACCTCTTAGTGTTCACAAAGACTCtcacaaaatcaagaaacctcCAAAACACCCTGCGCCGCCGCCAAATCGTGACCAACCGCCGCCGTATATTCCTAGAGAGCCGGTGGTTATCTACGCCGTATCCCCCAAGGTTGTACACGCAACCGCGTCTGAGTTCATGAACGTAGTCCAGCGACTCACAGGGATCTCCTCTGGTGTTTTCCTCGAATCTGGCGGCGGTGGAGATGTTTCACCGGCGGCGAGGCTAGCGTCCACGGAAAATGCTAGTCCAAGAGGAGGAAAAGAACCGGCTGCGAGAGATGAGACGGTGGAAATCAACACGGCTATGGAAGAAGCAGCTGAATTTGGTGGTTATGCTCCGGGAATACTCTCGCCATCTCCGGCCTTGTTGCCAACAGCTTCTACCGGGATATTCTCTCCGATGTATCATCAAGGTGGGATGTTTTCGCCGGCTATACCACTGGGATTATTCTCGCCGGCGGGATTTATGAGCCCGTTTCGAAGTCCTGGCTTTACTAGTTTGGTAGCTTCACCAACTTTTGCTGATTTCTTTAGTCATATTTGGGATcaagattag
- a CDS encoding uncharacterized protein (FUNCTIONS IN: molecular_function unknown; INVOLVED IN: biological_process unknown; LOCATED IN: endomembrane system; EXPRESSED IN: cultured cell; BEST Arabidopsis thaliana protein match is: autoinhibited Ca2+/ATPase II (TAIR:AT1G13210.1); Has 223 Blast hits to 223 proteins in 38 species: Archae - 0; Bacteria - 0; Metazoa - 92; Fungi - 0; Plants - 126; Viruses - 0; Other Eukaryotes - 5 (source: NCBI BLink).): protein MPTSYTSFSAQPTNNNWFLLFNIFFSSLLVIALRFFDQDVSDRYSYKFMFLYQGVQNLLCILKRIDNGLKFLENAFLVKKQIGLKFKNIKTNMKEKAVLVENEIGLKFKNIKFEVKGEEYPCPSLPALPDTKASSNSDLDMAPNHEYQVSVNSPTLLNDSTGEVSKGPCWSHLL from the exons ATGCCTACTTCCTACACATCCTTCTCTGCTCAACCCACAAATAACAACtggtttttgttgttcaacatcttcttctcttcccttCTTGTTATTGCTCTCCGATTTTTCGATCAAGATGTCTCAGATCGCTACAGTTACAAG ttCATGTTTCTATACCAAGGAGTTCAAAATCTCCTCTGTATCTTGAAGAGAATC GACAATGGTTTGAAGTTTTTAGAGAATGCATTCCttgtgaaaaaacaaattggattAAAGTTTAAGAACATCAAAACTAACATGAAAg AGAAGGCAGTCCTTGTGGAAAATGAAATCGGATTAAAGTTTAAGAACATCAAATTTGAAGTGAAAG GCGAGGAGTACCCATGTCCGTCGTTGCCAGCCCTCCCTGATACTAAGGCATCGTCAAATTCGGACCTCGATATGGCGCCGAACCACGAGTACCAAGTGTCTGTCAATTCCCCCACACTACTCAACGACAGTACTGGAGAGGTTTCTAAAGGACCATGTTGGAGTCATCTTCTATGA
- the PUB29 gene encoding plant U-box 29 (plant U-box 29 (PUB29); FUNCTIONS IN: ubiquitin-protein ligase activity; INVOLVED IN: response to chitin, protein ubiquitination; LOCATED IN: ubiquitin ligase complex; EXPRESSED IN: 22 plant structures; EXPRESSED DURING: 12 growth stages; CONTAINS InterPro DOMAIN/s: U box domain (InterPro:IPR003613), Armadillo-type fold (InterPro:IPR016024); BEST Arabidopsis thaliana protein match is: ARM repeat superfamily protein (TAIR:AT5G09800.1); Has 1922 Blast hits to 1905 proteins in 98 species: Archae - 0; Bacteria - 12; Metazoa - 142; Fungi - 0; Plants - 1653; Viruses - 0; Other Eukaryotes - 115 (source: NCBI BLink).): protein MGRDETETYITVPSFFKCPISLDVMRSPVSLCTGVTYDRASIQRWLDGGNNTCPATMQLLKTKDFVPNLTLQRLINIWSDSIGRRHNGDSPVLNPPSGREVPTKEEVNVLLERLMSLENLMKIVRFVKDSDSNREFLSKKMEFVPMLVDIIRTKKTKIELVIMAIRILDSIKVDRERLSNLMLANDGGDCLTAILLAIQRGNLESKIESVRVLDWISFDAKSKLMIAERDGVLTEMMKSISITESSDPSLIEASLSFLITISKSKRVRSKLIAAKAITKIKDILLTETLTNVAVTEKSLKLLETLSSKREGRLEICGDDNGRCVEGVVKKLLKVSTTATEHAVTILWCLCYVFREDKTVEETVERSNGVTKLLVVIQSNCSAMVRQMAKDLIKVLKFNSSALAAYETKTTHIMPF from the coding sequence atggGGAGAGATGAAACAGAGACGTACATTACAGTGCCAAGTTTCTTCAAATGTCCGATATCTCTTGACGTGATGAGATCTCCGGTTAGTCTCTGTACCGGCGTGACTTATGATCGAGCCAGTATCCAGAGATGGCTCGATGGTGGTAACAACACTTGTCCCGCTACTATGCAACTTCTCAAAACTAAAGATTTTGTTCCTAACCTCACTCTTCAACGTCTTATCAATATCTGGTCTGATTCAATCGGCCGTCGTCACAACGGTGATTCTCCGGTTCTGAATCCGCCGTCTGGTAGAGAAGTTCCGACGAAGGAAGAAGTGAATGTGTTGTTGGAGAGATTGATGAGTCTGGAGAATTTGATGAAGATCGTTCGATTCGTGAAGGATTCGGATTCGAACAGAGAGTTTCTCTCGAAGAAGATGGAGTTCGTACCAATGCTCGTTGATATTATACGcacgaagaagacgaagatcgAGTTAGTTATAATGGCGATTAGGATTTTGGATTCGATTAAAGTAGATCGTGAACGGTTATCGAATCTGATGTTGGCGAATGACGGCGGAGATTGTTTAACGGCGATTCTCTTAGCGATTCAACGCGGGAATCTGGAATCGAAGATCGAATCGGTTCGGGTTTTGGATTGGATCTCCTTCGACGCTAAATCAAAGCTTATGATAGCAGAACGTGACGGAGTTTTAACAGAGATGATGAAATCGATAAGTATCACTGAGTCGTCAGATCCGAGTTTGATCGAAGCGAGTTTATCGTTTCTAATCACAATCTCCAAATCAAAACGAGTGAGATCGAAACTAATCGCTGCAAAAGCAATCACGAAGATCAAAGACATTCTTCTGACGGAGACGTTAACAAACGTTGCCGTGACGGAGAAGTCGTTGAAGCTGTTAGAGACTTTATCGTCAAAGCGAGAAGGGAGATTGGAGATTTGTGGAGACGACAATGGTAGATGTGTGGAAGGAGTGGTGAAGAAGCTCTTGAAAGTATCGACGACGGCGACGGAACACGCCGTGACGATTTTGTGGTGTTTGTGTTATGTTTTCAGGGAAGATAAGACGGTGGAAGAGACGGTGGAGAGAAGTAACGGAGTTACGAAGCTGTTAGTGGTGATACAGAGCAATTGTTCGGCGATGGTTAGACAAATGGCGAAAGATTTGATTAAAGTGTTGAAGTTTAATTCCTCTGCTTTGGCTGCTTACGAGACCAAGACTACTCATATTATgcctttttga
- the IDL4 gene encoding inflorescence deficient in abscission (IDA)-like 4 (inflorescence deficient in abscission (IDA)-like 4 (IDL4); BEST Arabidopsis thaliana protein match is: inflorescence deficient in abscission (IDA)-like 2 (TAIR:AT5G64667.1); Has 25 Blast hits to 25 proteins in 6 species: Archae - 0; Bacteria - 0; Metazoa - 0; Fungi - 0; Plants - 25; Viruses - 0; Other Eukaryotes - 0 (source: NCBI BLink).), which translates to MYPTRPHYWRRRLSINRPQAFLLLILCLFFIHHCDASRFSSSSVFYRNPNYDHSNNTVRRGHFLGFLPRHLPVPASAPSRKHNDIGIQALLSP; encoded by the coding sequence ATGTATCCTACACGTCCACAttattggagaagaagattatcaATAAACCGGCCacaagcttttcttcttttgattctctGCCTCTTCTTCATTCACCACTGCGACGCCTCGAGATTCTCGTCATCAAGCGTTTTCTacagaaaccctaattatgaTCATAGCAATAACACGGTGCGGAGAGGCCATTTCTTAGGATTCTTGCCAAGACATTTACCTGTTCCAGCTTCTGCTCCTTCACGAAAACACAACGACATTGGTATTCAAGCCTTGTTGTCTCCTTGA
- a CDS encoding F-box family protein (F-box family protein; CONTAINS InterPro DOMAIN/s: F-box domain, cyclin-like (InterPro:IPR001810), F-box domain, Skp2-like (InterPro:IPR022364); BEST Arabidopsis thaliana protein match is: F-box family protein (TAIR:AT3G56470.1); Has 303 Blast hits to 299 proteins in 13 species: Archae - 0; Bacteria - 0; Metazoa - 0; Fungi - 0; Plants - 303; Viruses - 0; Other Eukaryotes - 0 (source: NCBI BLink).) encodes MRTRRQTYPPIAESLTARSIVQALPASATISGNGGPKKKKNCVNRGLWDKQIPTDLLQEILSRLGLKANIHASLVCKTWLKEAVSVRKFQSRPWLFYPQSQRGGPKEGDYVLFNPSRSQTHHLKFPELTGYRNKLACAKDGWLLVVKDNPDVVFFLNPFTGERICLPQVPQNSTRDCLTFSAAPTSTSCCVISFTPQSFLYAVVKVDTWRPGESVWTTHHFDQKRYGEVINRCIFSNGMFYCLSTSGRLSVFDPSRETWNVLPVKPCRAFRRKIMLVRQVFMTEHEGDIFVVTTRRVNNRKLLAFKLNLQGNVWEEMKVPNGLTVFSSDATSLTRAGLPEEERNILYSSDIDDFVKSSHPTFYYYDCSAWLQPPHDNFNF; translated from the exons ATGAGGACGCGCCGGCAAACATATCCGCCGATCGCTGAATCCCTCACGGCGAGGTCCATTGTTCAGGCGCTTCCGGCGTCAGCCACAATATC AGGAAATGGTggaccaaagaagaagaagaactgtGTTAATAGAGGATTGTGGGATAAACAGATTCCGACGGATCTGCTGCAAGAGATACTGTCTCGCCTCGGATTAAAAGCCAACATACATGCTTCTCTCGTCTGCAAGACATGGCTTAAAGAAGCTGTTTCTGTCAGGAAGTTTCAGAGTCGTCCTTGGCTTTTTTATCCACAGAGTCAGAGAGGAGGACCAAAAGAAGGAGACTACGTTCTCTTTAACCCATCACGGTCTCAAACACATCACCTCAAGTTTCCAGAGTTAACGGGCTACAGAAATAAATTAGCTTGTGCTAAGGATGGTTGGTTGCTTGTGGTAAAAGATAACCCCGATGTGGTCTTCTTTCTTAACCCGTTTACCGGGGAACGCATCTGCTTACCCCAGGTGCCACAAAATTCCACACGCGATTGCTTAACTTTCTCAGCCGCTCCCACATCAACTAGTTGTTGCGTCATATCCTTCACCCCTCAAAGTTTTCTTTACGCAGTTGTTAAAGTTGATACTTGGCGCCCTGGTGAATCCGTATGGACCACTCATCACTTTGATCAAAAGCGTTACGGTGAGGTAATCAATAGATGTATCTTCTCCAATGGTATGTTCTATTGTCTCAGTACCAGTGGCCGCCTCTCGGTTTTCGACCCGTCTAGAGAAACCTGGAATGTTCTTCCAGTGAAACCATGTCGGGCCTTTCGTCGTAAAATTATGCTTGTGAGGCAAGTATTCATGACAGAGCATGAAGGAGACATCTTTGTTGTGACTACACGCCGCGTAAACAACAGAAAACTGTTGGCCTTTAAACTAAACCTTCAAGGCAATGTGTGGGAAGAGATGAAAGTACCTAATGGCTTGACAGTATTTTCAAGTGACGCTACCTCTTTAACAAGAGCTGGTCTTCCAGAGGAGGAGAGGAACATTCTATATTCATCGGATATCGATGATTTTGTGAAAAGCTCTCATCCAACTTTCTATTATTATGACTGCAGCGCTTGGCTCCAGCCACCTCAtgacaattttaatttttga